A genome region from Tolypothrix sp. PCC 7712 includes the following:
- a CDS encoding CHASE2 domain-containing protein has product MISGILQKLQTALTKDKITRDTYSSKKWLKIVLSSSFGVTALVWGVRELKWLQSWELKAYDQMLRSRPTKPRDNRILLVTITQQDLARYQWPLSDKTVNQLLQKLESYQPRVIALNVYRPEQKNLTAGLANPQNIIATCAKSTIGRPEIPPPANLSIDNLGFNDLIPDNENDQIVRRALLFSHSADKKCKTDFSFAALAAISYLEKAGLELDFPDQQHLSIGKTMIPILTSNFGGYENLDAQGYQILLNYRQPDNFAEEVSLTAVLKNQIKPEQIKDRLVIIGTDAATVHPGYYTPYSAAPEEPARMAAVFIQAQIASQIISTVLDGKSLIWDWPNWAEILWIWAWSLVGGTVAWRLRHPLLLVTIGGITLIGLVGICFGLFLFSGWVPLVPPALTLIITGMSVMTYTTYQTQQQTRLIILQVEKQKEVIEQLDILLQETKADKLIQDKHYHQAPEILKPKITGDFLLGGRYQIAKILGSGGFGCSYLAHDTQRPGHPTCVVKQLMPARRDTKFLEVARRLFNSEAEILAALGKHQQIPELLAYFEENQEFYLVEQYIPGHTLHEELPPIQGVKHESGVIDMLKGVLEVLEFVHEHRVIHRDIKPHNIIRSADDRRLVLIDFGAVKLMQPPNSEQTELATVAIGTRGYAPPEQFAGHPRLCSDIYALGMIGIQALTGIQPQELHPDPDTGNIIWRSYAQVSEELAEILDRMVRYHFSDRYQSAIDVIQDLKSLGK; this is encoded by the coding sequence CTTACTCCAGCAAGAAGTGGCTGAAAATTGTCCTGTCTAGTAGTTTTGGAGTCACTGCTTTAGTCTGGGGAGTAAGAGAACTCAAATGGTTGCAGTCTTGGGAGTTAAAAGCTTACGATCAGATGTTGCGATCGCGCCCTACAAAACCGCGTGACAATCGCATTTTATTAGTCACCATTACGCAACAGGATCTAGCGCGTTATCAGTGGCCATTATCAGATAAGACTGTCAATCAACTGTTACAAAAATTAGAGTCTTATCAACCTCGTGTCATTGCTTTAAATGTATATCGACCAGAGCAAAAAAATTTAACTGCGGGACTTGCAAATCCCCAAAATATCATTGCTACTTGCGCTAAAAGTACTATAGGTAGACCAGAAATTCCACCACCAGCTAATTTATCTATAGATAATCTCGGCTTTAACGATTTAATTCCTGACAATGAAAACGATCAAATTGTCCGGCGAGCATTGTTATTTTCTCACTCTGCAGATAAAAAATGTAAAACAGATTTTTCCTTTGCGGCTTTAGCTGCAATTAGTTACCTAGAGAAAGCAGGACTGGAATTAGATTTTCCCGATCAGCAACATCTCTCGATTGGGAAAACGATGATTCCCATATTGACTAGTAATTTTGGTGGCTATGAAAACTTGGATGCCCAAGGCTACCAAATACTGTTAAATTACCGTCAGCCAGATAATTTTGCTGAGGAAGTTAGTTTAACAGCAGTTCTGAAAAATCAAATTAAACCAGAACAAATTAAAGACCGTTTAGTCATCATTGGTACTGATGCTGCAACTGTTCATCCTGGTTATTACACACCCTATAGCGCAGCCCCAGAAGAACCTGCGAGAATGGCTGCGGTATTCATTCAAGCACAAATAGCCAGTCAAATCATCAGCACTGTACTGGATGGGAAATCCTTGATTTGGGACTGGCCGAACTGGGCGGAAATCCTGTGGATATGGGCTTGGTCATTAGTAGGAGGAACAGTAGCATGGCGACTGCGACATCCTTTATTATTGGTGACCATTGGTGGTATAACATTAATTGGGTTGGTGGGCATCTGCTTTGGTTTGTTTCTCTTTTCTGGATGGGTTCCGCTCGTCCCACCTGCCCTAACTTTGATCATTACTGGTATGAGTGTTATGACTTACACTACATACCAGACTCAACAGCAAACTCGCTTAATTATTCTGCAAGTTGAAAAGCAAAAAGAGGTAATTGAACAGTTAGATATCCTCTTACAAGAAACTAAAGCAGACAAGTTAATTCAAGACAAACACTATCACCAAGCCCCCGAAATTTTAAAACCAAAAATAACGGGTGATTTTCTTTTGGGTGGGCGTTATCAAATCGCCAAAATTCTCGGTTCTGGGGGCTTCGGTTGTTCTTATTTAGCACATGATACTCAACGTCCTGGTCATCCTACTTGTGTAGTGAAACAGTTAATGCCAGCGCGTCGGGATACTAAATTTTTAGAAGTTGCTCGCAGATTATTTAATAGTGAAGCAGAAATTTTAGCTGCTTTAGGTAAGCATCAGCAGATACCAGAATTACTAGCTTATTTTGAAGAAAATCAAGAATTCTATTTAGTTGAACAATACATTCCTGGGCATACTTTACATGAAGAATTACCACCTATACAGGGTGTAAAGCATGAATCTGGAGTTATCGATATGCTCAAAGGTGTTTTAGAAGTTTTAGAATTTGTCCACGAGCATCGGGTAATTCATCGAGATATTAAACCCCATAATATTATTAGATCTGCTGACGATCGCCGATTAGTATTGATTGACTTTGGTGCAGTTAAATTAATGCAACCCCCCAATAGCGAACAAACAGAATTAGCTACAGTAGCCATTGGCACCCGGGGTTACGCACCGCCCGAACAATTTGCAGGTCATCCACGATTATGCAGTGATATTTACGCTTTGGGGATGATTGGAATTCAAGCTTTGACGGGGATACAACCACAGGAACTGCATCCCGATCCCGACACAGGAAATATTATCTGGCGTTCTTACGCTCAAGTTAGCGAGGAATTAGCAGAAATTTTAGATAGGATGGTGCGTTATCATTTTAGCGATCGCTATCAATCGGCAATTGACGTAATTCAAGATTTAAAGTCGCTGGGAAAGTAA